The proteins below are encoded in one region of Armatimonadota bacterium:
- a CDS encoding CoA activase produces MSGKDLVLGIDVGSVSVNLAVVTQEGEILHTRYVRHKGRPMQVTADEVDSLLLQYGDRIAGCAATGTGGRPVAGTLDGVFVNEVIAQASASAHLYPHVRTVIEIGGEDSKLISLKPGENGGPASIADFQMNTVCAAGTGSFLDQQATRMNLDIEEFGELALKSETPPRVAGRCTVFAKSDMIHLQQKATPVHDIVAGLCFALARNFKSTVGAAKQIDTPVAFQGGVAANPGIVRAMKSVLGLEDGDLIIPKEFGCTGAIGAALVALRGDMPAARFEGLSELREGCQPASQDQASEKPLRLDRSVLPADNSCDAPPSQKVAAYLGVDVGSVSTNVVVMDADKRVLSKRYLPTASRPIEAVNQGLKEVGDEIGNLVDIKGACTTGSGRYLIADLIGADVVRNEITAQARGAVEVDPGVDTIFEIGGQDSKYISLNNGAIVDFEMNKVCAAGTGSFLEEQAEKLGISIKQQFGELALKSDAPVNLGERCTVFMETELVRNQQDGANTEDLVAGLSYSIVRNYLNRVVGTKPVGNKIFFQGGVAANKGVVAAFEMVTGKPIIVPKHHEVTGALGCACLAMEADRGEGSSFKGFDLSNRNYEVSSFECRDCANHCEINRVTVEGEKPLFYGSRCEKFDVDRRAGEKSLFPDHYAEREDMLLAPYVPSEPIPTGAPRIGIPRALLFYELYPFWQAFFRELGCDIVVSDPTTKAIIHNGAERSVAETCFPMKVALGHTLNILEKEIDYVFLPSVINMSRPDERMTDSFVCPYVQSLVYTIKSAIDFRALGVEVLQPVIYLQLNHKHRAKALEDVGKRLGRSRSEVARAVEAAQAHLERFQQRLQARGQEILADLGSDEKAIVVIGRAYNTCDAGSNLEIPRKLNKMGVRCIPMDFLPLDSVRLPEDWTNMYWRYGQKILCAGELVADDPRLFPLYLTNFGCGPDSFVHKFFRERLGSKPCLVIEVDEHSADAGMITRCEAFMDSLEHASEKAVGARVYRKVDIDHGTHRTVMIPNMSAHAYALAAAFKSCGMNSEVLPPQDEETLEWGRQFTTGKECFPCIVTTGDMVKFVKRPDFDRDRYAFFMGGSGGPCRFGQYNALQRMVLDQLGYPDVPIYAPNQASSFYDDIGIVGRKLLEQGWKGIVAVDMLEKCLRETRPYEMISGSTDEAFGRCVKIVSDAIAEDADLVTALRRCRSVFETVQVDRSVQKPIIGYVGEFYVRANAYSNQDIVRRIENLGGEVWAAPLLEWLLYRNVRRAFRARLAGDLKLWGKNNVMDFFMKKHEHDYAHVFDGFLRNCYEPSSAEVLDLAAPYVHRSFEGEAIMTVGKAVDFVNKGLAGIVAVMPFTCMPGTISNALLKRVREEMGEFPFLNMVYDGVEQATSETRIEAFMHQAREYANRVVARDAELS; encoded by the coding sequence ATGTCAGGGAAAGACCTTGTTCTTGGTATCGACGTTGGTTCGGTAAGCGTGAACCTCGCCGTTGTCACCCAGGAAGGTGAGATACTACATACCCGGTACGTCAGACACAAGGGCCGTCCGATGCAGGTGACCGCCGATGAGGTGGACTCACTGCTGCTGCAGTACGGCGATCGTATCGCTGGATGTGCGGCAACCGGTACCGGCGGACGCCCGGTCGCCGGAACTCTGGACGGCGTATTCGTCAACGAGGTGATCGCGCAGGCATCTGCCTCCGCGCATCTATACCCCCATGTCCGCACAGTCATCGAGATCGGCGGCGAGGACTCCAAGCTGATATCGCTCAAACCGGGCGAGAACGGCGGCCCCGCCTCGATCGCGGACTTCCAGATGAACACGGTCTGCGCCGCCGGCACAGGCTCCTTCCTCGACCAGCAGGCCACCCGAATGAACCTCGACATTGAGGAGTTCGGCGAACTGGCACTCAAGTCCGAGACCCCGCCCAGAGTCGCGGGCCGGTGCACCGTCTTCGCGAAGAGCGACATGATCCACCTGCAGCAGAAGGCCACGCCCGTGCACGACATCGTAGCGGGACTATGTTTCGCGCTGGCCAGGAACTTCAAGAGCACGGTGGGCGCGGCGAAACAGATAGACACCCCGGTCGCCTTCCAGGGCGGAGTCGCAGCAAACCCCGGCATTGTGCGGGCGATGAAGAGTGTGCTGGGCCTAGAGGACGGCGATTTGATCATCCCGAAGGAGTTCGGCTGTACAGGCGCAATCGGCGCGGCGCTCGTTGCCCTTCGAGGCGATATGCCCGCCGCACGTTTCGAAGGCCTATCGGAACTCCGCGAAGGATGTCAGCCGGCTAGTCAGGACCAGGCCTCGGAGAAGCCGCTCAGACTTGACAGGTCGGTCTTGCCTGCTGACAATTCGTGCGATGCGCCGCCGAGCCAGAAGGTTGCGGCGTATCTCGGAGTGGACGTGGGTTCCGTAAGTACCAACGTGGTCGTCATGGACGCAGACAAGCGGGTTCTCTCGAAACGGTACCTGCCGACCGCCAGCAGACCGATCGAGGCCGTCAACCAAGGGCTGAAGGAAGTCGGCGACGAGATAGGAAATCTGGTGGACATCAAGGGCGCATGCACCACCGGCTCGGGAAGGTATCTGATCGCAGACCTGATCGGTGCGGACGTCGTTCGCAACGAGATCACGGCTCAGGCGCGCGGAGCGGTCGAGGTTGACCCCGGGGTGGACACGATCTTCGAGATCGGCGGCCAGGACTCGAAGTACATCAGTCTGAACAACGGCGCCATCGTCGATTTTGAGATGAACAAGGTCTGCGCGGCGGGGACAGGATCCTTCCTGGAGGAACAGGCAGAGAAGCTGGGAATCAGCATCAAGCAGCAGTTTGGAGAACTTGCGCTGAAGTCCGATGCTCCTGTGAACCTCGGGGAAAGATGCACCGTCTTCATGGAGACGGAACTGGTGCGCAACCAGCAGGACGGCGCTAACACCGAAGACCTAGTCGCGGGACTCAGCTATTCGATCGTACGCAACTACCTCAACCGGGTCGTCGGAACAAAACCCGTCGGAAACAAGATATTCTTTCAGGGTGGAGTCGCCGCGAACAAGGGCGTGGTCGCTGCCTTCGAGATGGTCACCGGCAAGCCGATCATCGTCCCCAAACATCATGAGGTGACGGGGGCACTCGGATGCGCCTGCCTAGCGATGGAGGCCGACAGAGGTGAAGGAAGCTCGTTCAAGGGATTCGACCTCAGCAACAGGAACTACGAAGTATCCTCTTTCGAGTGCAGGGACTGCGCGAACCACTGCGAGATCAACCGCGTAACGGTCGAAGGAGAGAAGCCACTCTTCTACGGCTCGAGATGCGAGAAGTTCGATGTGGACCGCCGGGCGGGGGAGAAGTCACTGTTCCCGGACCACTATGCAGAGCGCGAGGATATGCTACTAGCGCCGTATGTCCCGTCCGAGCCGATCCCGACGGGCGCGCCGAGAATAGGCATCCCCAGAGCGCTGTTGTTCTACGAACTATATCCGTTCTGGCAGGCCTTCTTCCGCGAACTTGGATGCGACATCGTAGTCTCGGACCCCACAACAAAAGCGATCATCCACAACGGGGCCGAGCGGTCAGTCGCGGAGACGTGCTTTCCGATGAAGGTTGCGCTCGGCCACACACTCAATATCCTCGAGAAGGAGATCGACTACGTATTCCTGCCCAGCGTGATCAACATGTCCAGGCCAGACGAGCGGATGACAGACAGCTTCGTCTGTCCGTACGTTCAGAGCCTTGTCTACACGATCAAGTCGGCGATCGATTTCCGGGCCCTCGGGGTTGAGGTTCTTCAGCCTGTCATCTACCTCCAACTAAACCACAAACACAGAGCAAAGGCGCTGGAAGACGTCGGCAAGAGGCTCGGACGATCCCGGAGCGAGGTGGCTCGCGCCGTAGAGGCTGCGCAGGCACATCTGGAACGCTTCCAGCAGAGGCTTCAAGCGAGAGGGCAAGAGATTCTCGCCGATCTTGGATCGGATGAGAAAGCGATAGTGGTTATCGGGCGCGCGTATAACACATGTGACGCCGGCTCGAACCTGGAGATCCCTCGCAAGCTGAACAAAATGGGCGTGCGGTGCATTCCGATGGACTTCCTGCCGCTCGACTCCGTTCGCCTGCCTGAGGACTGGACGAATATGTACTGGCGTTACGGCCAGAAGATACTCTGCGCGGGCGAGTTGGTCGCCGACGACCCCAGGCTGTTTCCCCTTTACCTGACGAACTTCGGATGCGGTCCGGACTCGTTCGTGCACAAGTTCTTTCGCGAGCGCCTGGGATCTAAGCCGTGCCTCGTGATAGAAGTGGACGAGCACAGCGCCGACGCGGGAATGATCACACGCTGCGAGGCGTTTATGGACAGCCTGGAGCACGCAAGCGAGAAGGCCGTCGGAGCCAGGGTCTACCGCAAGGTAGACATAGATCACGGCACGCACAGGACGGTCATGATCCCCAACATGAGCGCCCACGCCTATGCACTCGCGGCCGCGTTCAAGTCCTGTGGAATGAACTCCGAGGTCCTTCCGCCTCAAGACGAGGAAACTCTCGAATGGGGGCGCCAGTTCACGACAGGCAAGGAGTGCTTTCCCTGCATCGTAACGACAGGCGACATGGTCAAGTTCGTCAAGCGCCCCGACTTCGACCGCGACAGGTACGCCTTCTTTATGGGCGGATCCGGCGGCCCGTGCAGATTCGGCCAGTACAACGCTCTCCAGCGGATGGTGCTGGACCAGTTGGGCTATCCCGACGTACCGATCTATGCGCCGAACCAGGCATCGAGTTTCTACGACGATATCGGCATCGTCGGGCGCAAGCTGCTCGAGCAGGGATGGAAGGGCATCGTCGCCGTTGATATGCTGGAGAAATGTCTCCGCGAGACGAGACCCTACGAGATGATCAGCGGATCCACCGACGAGGCCTTCGGCAGATGCGTCAAGATCGTCTCGGACGCAATCGCGGAGGATGCAGACCTCGTCACCGCGCTGAGGAGATGCCGCAGCGTGTTCGAGACGGTGCAGGTTGACCGCAGCGTACAGAAGCCGATCATCGGCTACGTCGGTGAGTTCTATGTCCGCGCAAACGCCTACAGCAACCAGGACATCGTCCGCAGGATCGAAAACCTCGGCGGAGAGGTCTGGGCCGCGCCGCTTCTTGAATGGCTGCTCTACCGAAACGTCCGCCGTGCGTTTCGAGCGAGACTCGCGGGCGACCTCAAGCTGTGGGGCAAGAACAATGTGATGGATTTCTTCATGAAGAAGCATGAGCACGACTACGCGCACGTCTTCGACGGCTTCCTAAGGAATTGCTACGAACCGTCAAGCGCCGAAGTGCTCGACCTGGCTGCCCCCTATGTACACCGCAGTTTCGAGGGCGAAGCGATCATGACAGTCGGCAAGGCGGTGGACTTCGTCAACAAGGGCTTGGCGGGGATCGTGGCCGTCATGCCGTTCACGTGCATGCCCGGAACAATCTCAAACGCGCTTCTCAAGAGGGTCCGCGAGGAAATGGGCGAGTTCCCATTCCTCAACATGGTCTACGATGGGGTCGAGCAGGCGACCAGCGAGACTCGGATCGAGGCATTCATGCATCAGGCGCGGGAATACGCGAACCGCGTCGTTGCTCGCGACGCAGAGCTCTCTTGA